In a single window of the Limnochorda sp. L945t genome:
- the hutU gene encoding urocanate hydratase codes for MAQQAAARVIRAPRGTQLRCKGWQQEAALRMLMNNLDPEVAEKPEELIVYGGAGKAARNWEAFDRIVATLQELEEDETLLIQSGKPVAVFRTHEDAPRVLMANSLLVPAWATWEKFWELEALGLTMFGQMTAGSWIYIGTQGILQGTFETFAQAAAQHFGGTLRGRWVLTGGCGGMGGAQPLAITMNEGVALVVEVDASRIRRRIETGYCDRMTESLDEALRWVDEALQRRESLSVGLVANASDVFAELVRRGRIPDVVTDQTSAHDPLNGYIPSGLDLEAAARLRRSDPKEYVRRARESIRVHVQAILDMQDRGAVAFDYGNNIRQQAKEAGLERAFDYPGFVPAFIRPLFCEGKGPFRWAALSGDPEDIYRIDRAVLETFPDNERLARWIRMARQKVRFQGLPARICWLGYGERAKMGLIINDLVRRGEVKAPVVIGRDHLDAGSVASPNRETEGMKDGSDAIADWPILNALLNAVSGATWVAVHHGGGVGIGYALHAGMVVVADGTEAAARRLGRVLTTDPGLGVVRHADAGYEKAIETARRTGIRMPMLT; via the coding sequence ATGGCCCAGCAAGCAGCGGCCCGGGTGATTCGAGCTCCCCGGGGCACCCAGCTCCGGTGCAAGGGCTGGCAGCAGGAGGCCGCCCTGCGGATGCTCATGAACAACCTGGACCCGGAGGTCGCCGAGAAGCCGGAAGAGCTCATCGTATACGGCGGAGCGGGGAAAGCCGCGCGCAACTGGGAAGCGTTCGACCGCATCGTGGCCACCTTGCAGGAGCTCGAAGAGGACGAAACCCTGCTCATCCAGTCGGGAAAGCCGGTAGCGGTCTTCCGCACCCACGAGGACGCGCCGCGCGTGCTCATGGCCAACAGCCTGCTGGTCCCCGCCTGGGCGACGTGGGAGAAGTTCTGGGAGCTCGAAGCGCTGGGGCTCACGATGTTCGGGCAGATGACCGCCGGAAGCTGGATCTACATCGGCACCCAGGGCATCCTGCAAGGCACGTTCGAGACGTTCGCGCAGGCGGCCGCGCAGCACTTCGGGGGTACGCTGCGGGGGCGGTGGGTACTCACCGGCGGCTGCGGAGGCATGGGCGGCGCGCAACCCCTGGCCATCACGATGAACGAGGGCGTCGCGCTGGTGGTGGAGGTGGACGCCTCCCGGATCCGGCGCCGGATCGAGACCGGGTATTGCGACCGGATGACGGAGAGCCTGGACGAGGCGCTGCGGTGGGTCGACGAGGCGCTGCAGCGCAGGGAGTCGCTCTCCGTCGGGCTGGTCGCCAACGCCTCCGACGTCTTCGCGGAGCTGGTACGGCGAGGACGGATCCCCGACGTGGTCACCGACCAGACGTCGGCGCACGACCCGCTCAACGGCTACATCCCCTCCGGGCTCGACCTGGAGGCGGCGGCCCGGCTACGGCGCAGCGATCCGAAGGAGTACGTGCGGCGGGCCCGGGAGTCGATCCGGGTGCACGTGCAGGCGATTCTCGACATGCAGGACCGCGGGGCCGTCGCGTTCGACTACGGCAACAACATCCGCCAGCAGGCCAAAGAGGCGGGGCTCGAGCGGGCCTTCGACTACCCCGGGTTCGTGCCCGCCTTCATCCGGCCCCTCTTTTGCGAGGGGAAAGGGCCCTTCCGGTGGGCGGCCCTCTCGGGCGACCCGGAGGACATCTACCGGATCGACCGGGCGGTGCTCGAGACGTTCCCCGACAACGAGCGGCTGGCCCGCTGGATCCGCATGGCGCGGCAGAAGGTGCGCTTCCAGGGATTGCCGGCCCGGATCTGCTGGCTGGGTTATGGAGAGCGGGCAAAGATGGGGCTCATCATCAACGATCTGGTGCGGCGAGGCGAGGTGAAGGCGCCCGTGGTCATCGGGCGGGATCACCTCGACGCCGGCTCGGTGGCCTCGCCCAACCGGGAGACCGAGGGCATGAAGGACGGGAGCGACGCCATCGCCGACTGGCCCATCCTCAACGCGCTGCTCAACGCGGTCTCCGGGGCCACCTGGGTGGCCGTCCACCACGGCGGGGGCGTCGGTATCGGGTACGCGCTGCACGCCGGCATGGTGGTCGTGGCCGACGGGACCGAGGCCGCCGCGCGCAGGCTCGGGCGGGTGCTTACGACGGATCCGGGGCTCGGCGTGGTGCGCCACGCGGACGCCGGGTACGAGAAGGCCATCGAGACGGCGCGGCGCACGGGGATCCGGATGCCGATGCTGACCTGA
- a CDS encoding BlaI/MecI/CopY family transcriptional regulator, producing MTPRRGSRDDGPGAAGTSATGAPGLGELEAQVMEALWTMGEASIRDVWERLRPGRKRPLAFNTVMTVMNRLVEKGLLRRSGARGHYLFRPALSREAYARDLARTINRRIFDVFQDAAVAGFVESIRELDTESLRQLEAFIHRERVSRGDEPSPQAGEPPAG from the coding sequence ATGACACCGCGTCGTGGATCACGGGACGACGGCCCCGGAGCGGCGGGCACCTCCGCAACGGGAGCGCCGGGCCTGGGCGAGCTCGAGGCTCAGGTGATGGAGGCGCTGTGGACGATGGGGGAGGCAAGCATCCGGGACGTGTGGGAGCGGCTGCGTCCGGGCCGGAAGCGGCCCCTCGCCTTCAACACGGTCATGACCGTGATGAACCGGCTCGTGGAAAAGGGGCTTCTCCGGCGCAGCGGTGCTCGCGGCCACTACCTCTTCCGGCCTGCTCTTTCTCGGGAAGCGTACGCCAGGGACCTGGCCCGCACCATCAACCGTCGTATCTTCGATGTCTTCCAGGACGCAGCCGTCGCCGGGTTCGTGGAGTCCATCCGGGAGCTCGACACGGAGTCCTTGCGGCAGCTCGAGGCATTCATCCACCGGGAGCGGGTGAGCAGGGGTGATGAGCCGTCTCCGCAGGCCGGCGAGCCGCCCGCCGGCTGA
- a CDS encoding M56 family metallopeptidase, translated as MARQDLLASLAFWLLPGAAAAATAGIVAGLAVHGLTPRMGWCWGALKCTRTYGRWFFFTLFLMLAFTVAGAAVSLARRIRASRRLLAGLLELRTPAPARLQHLARSLGMEQRIDVVDEAAPVVFTHGLLRPRVLLSRGILDRLSDEELAAVLAHERYHVLRHDPLRVLVAGAAADALFYLPAAGELHRWWDSARELAADAAAVVALGRLHLAQALHKLGSWREEPSPFAIAGAMGVLDLRITQLVHPERASNRIRLSLRAVAVASLFAGLLLAGFFGRCR; from the coding sequence ATGGCCCGGCAAGATCTCCTGGCAAGTCTCGCCTTCTGGCTCTTGCCGGGTGCGGCCGCCGCGGCCACGGCCGGCATCGTGGCGGGCCTCGCCGTGCACGGCCTGACCCCGCGGATGGGATGGTGCTGGGGCGCCCTCAAGTGCACCCGCACGTACGGCCGATGGTTCTTCTTCACGCTCTTCCTGATGCTGGCCTTCACGGTGGCGGGAGCCGCCGTTTCCCTCGCGCGCCGTATCCGGGCGAGCCGGCGCCTCCTCGCCGGGCTGCTGGAGCTCCGGACACCGGCTCCGGCGCGCCTGCAGCACCTTGCCAGGAGCCTGGGGATGGAGCAGCGGATTGACGTGGTGGACGAGGCGGCGCCCGTCGTCTTCACCCACGGGCTGTTGCGGCCGAGGGTCCTCCTTTCGCGGGGGATCCTGGACCGCCTGAGCGACGAGGAGCTGGCCGCCGTGCTGGCCCACGAGCGCTACCACGTGCTCCGCCACGACCCGTTGCGTGTGCTGGTGGCGGGGGCGGCCGCCGACGCCCTCTTCTATCTGCCGGCCGCCGGCGAACTCCATCGTTGGTGGGACTCGGCCCGGGAGCTGGCCGCCGACGCGGCCGCCGTGGTGGCGCTCGGCCGGCTCCATCTGGCGCAGGCGCTGCACAAGCTCGGCTCCTGGCGCGAGGAGCCGTCGCCCTTCGCCATCGCCGGCGCGATGGGCGTGCTGGACTTGCGCATCACGCAGCTCGTCCATCCGGAACGGGCCTCCAACCGTATCCGGCTCTCTTTGCGCGCCGTGGCTGTGGCCAGCCTCTTCGCCGGTCTGCTGCTCGCCGGCTTCTTCGGGAGGTGCAGGTAG
- a CDS encoding 4Fe-4S dicluster domain-containing protein: MSDATRAASARVAAAAPRGPKWAMVIDLAKCVGCDTCTVSCKAENRTPPGVSYNVLVEEEVGAFPNVRRVRIPRPCMQCDNAPCVQVCPVGATFKMDNGIVAIDYDRCIGCRYCMAACPYGARSFDFGESYEDEMEGFDEVQAPEYGIARGRRERGSSPVGNVRKCHFCFHRLERGEEPACVETCVANARYFGDLNDPNSVVSQLVAGPRAFRLKEELGTEPRVWYLR, encoded by the coding sequence TTGAGCGATGCTACACGCGCGGCGAGCGCCCGGGTGGCAGCCGCCGCGCCCCGAGGTCCCAAGTGGGCCATGGTCATCGACCTGGCCAAGTGCGTGGGGTGCGACACCTGTACGGTGTCGTGCAAGGCCGAGAACCGCACGCCACCCGGCGTTTCGTATAACGTCCTCGTCGAAGAGGAGGTCGGCGCGTTCCCCAACGTGCGCCGCGTCCGGATCCCCAGGCCGTGCATGCAGTGCGACAACGCCCCCTGCGTCCAGGTCTGCCCGGTCGGCGCGACGTTCAAGATGGACAACGGCATCGTGGCGATCGACTACGACCGCTGCATCGGGTGTCGCTACTGCATGGCCGCCTGCCCCTACGGAGCCCGTTCCTTCGACTTCGGAGAGAGCTACGAGGACGAGATGGAAGGGTTCGACGAGGTCCAGGCGCCGGAGTACGGGATCGCCCGGGGGCGGCGCGAACGTGGGAGTTCTCCTGTGGGCAACGTGCGCAAGTGCCACTTCTGCTTCCACCGCCTGGAACGGGGCGAGGAGCCTGCCTGCGTCGAGACCTGCGTGGCCAACGCCCGGTATTTCGGTGACCTCAACGACCCCAACAGCGTGGTCTCCCAGCTGGTCGCCGGCCCCCGGGCGTTTCGGCTCAAAGAGGAACTGGGCACCGAGCCCAGGGTCTGGTACTTGCGGTAG
- the nrfD gene encoding NrfD/PsrC family molybdoenzyme membrane anchor subunit, with protein MAVSHSSGTLTWRTRSTAKAEIWTRPTPGRVVLLLALAAGLAVGVWALAVRIGQGLSSTWLTSITPWGAWVALYIFFVGLSAGAFLLSSAVYVLGRHDLEPVGREALVVAILSMGAALGFIALDLGRMDRALAAFFFWNPTSVLAWEMRFYILYVAILAAELWLSVRAGREARARRWLKALGISGIPIAIFGVHGGTGLLFAVLKARPLWNTGLYPVLFVVSALVSGTALVTLLYALRPVVWRRNVDRSLLSSLSRALLAFLAVEGGLELFEYVVAAYRGEPLEGEALRLMWSGDLAWLFWGVQVLLGMVVPTVILLRRPDRPTAVAAGAGLVIAGILAVRFNIVLPQMLAPVMEGLPAGVYLPSAVEWGASLGILSAFTGAYLAFGTWLPLHDGEAADAGREDR; from the coding sequence ATGGCAGTGTCGCATTCGTCGGGAACCCTGACCTGGCGCACGCGCTCCACGGCAAAGGCGGAGATCTGGACCCGACCCACCCCCGGGAGGGTCGTGCTTTTGCTCGCCCTGGCGGCGGGGCTGGCCGTGGGGGTCTGGGCGCTCGCCGTCCGGATCGGGCAGGGGCTGTCCAGCACCTGGCTCACGTCGATCACGCCCTGGGGCGCCTGGGTCGCCCTTTACATCTTCTTCGTGGGCTTGAGCGCGGGCGCGTTCTTGCTGTCTTCGGCCGTATACGTCCTGGGCCGCCACGATCTCGAGCCCGTCGGGCGGGAGGCCCTCGTCGTCGCGATCTTGAGCATGGGGGCCGCCCTGGGCTTCATCGCGCTGGATCTGGGGCGGATGGACCGGGCGCTCGCCGCGTTCTTCTTCTGGAACCCGACGAGCGTGCTGGCGTGGGAGATGCGCTTTTACATCCTGTACGTCGCCATCCTGGCAGCCGAACTGTGGCTTTCCGTCCGGGCCGGCCGCGAGGCGCGCGCCCGCCGGTGGCTCAAGGCGCTCGGTATCAGCGGGATTCCCATCGCCATCTTCGGTGTCCACGGGGGCACGGGGCTGTTGTTCGCGGTGCTCAAAGCGCGCCCGCTCTGGAACACCGGCCTCTATCCGGTCCTGTTCGTCGTATCGGCCCTGGTCTCCGGCACGGCGCTGGTGACGCTGCTGTACGCCCTGCGCCCCGTGGTGTGGCGCCGGAACGTCGACCGATCGCTGCTCTCGAGCCTGAGCCGCGCGCTGCTGGCTTTCCTTGCGGTCGAGGGCGGGCTCGAGCTGTTCGAGTACGTCGTGGCTGCCTACCGTGGCGAGCCCCTGGAAGGGGAGGCCCTTCGTCTCATGTGGTCCGGCGACCTGGCCTGGCTGTTTTGGGGTGTCCAGGTGCTGCTCGGCATGGTGGTGCCCACCGTGATCCTGCTCCGCCGGCCGGATCGACCCACGGCGGTGGCGGCCGGCGCCGGCCTGGTCATCGCCGGCATCCTGGCGGTACGGTTCAACATCGTGCTGCCGCAGATGCTGGCGCCGGTGATGGAGGGGCTGCCGGCCGGGGTCTACCTGCCCTCGGCCGTCGAGTGGGGCGCCTCGCTGGGCATCCTCAGCGCCTTTACCGGCGCCTATCTGGCCTTCGGGACATGGCTGCCGCTGCATGATGGCGAGGCCGCCGACGCCGGGCGAGAGGATCGGTGA
- a CDS encoding molybdopterin-dependent oxidoreductase codes for MSEPMSPTQEKVTRRRLLVGAGALGLAAAAAGGVMLSAARRIPVVRGAGRPGPSGNAPHGIGNSFGDFGAQDVIYTVCEQCNTHCTIAVRLQEGADGRRRVRKIAGNPYSPLNTVPFGPIPYETGPEQAAAGAGPEALRRTGRSLRGGRTCLKGQAGIQTVYDRLRLTRPLRRAGPRGSGRWESVSWEEALDQIVNGSKVLGTPGLRDVWAYVSQEQVQADLARLQAGQLSQEAFRERYRNVLIDPDVPQLGPRANQVVNLGGDRRDFMHGRFWPASVGSLNAYDHGGVCGASGVLGTVRSFNPRKKKQRLYVDLQHCEFTIVWGTNPMVANKGPTWLAPALTEALARGMKMAVIDPRLSETANKAHWWVPIAPGTDGALALGMARWIVEHGRYDARYLANPNREAARADGEPTWTDATHLVRLDRPERPKLRLSDLGMTSKEKDDFVVALPGGKVAPAGQAPEGALEFDGRVGGIPVKSVFTLFKERVLERTLEEYASISGVDVETIERLAAEFTSHGKRVGIIAYRGPAMHANGYEALRAINALNHLVGNHDWKGGSITTGAHFQELKGRYDLLAVPGGLKPWGIPLARNGVAYERTPLFQRDGYPARRPWFPLGGNTVQEVLASAAEGYPYRIGALFVHRLSPVLSLPAGSRIAETLKDTRAIPLLVVMDVEMSETASFADFVLPDLTYLERWGRETIYPNALQRISSVMQPVVRAFDGPRAVEDVWIAIGRRMGWPGVGEGAFADGGSLESAEDFYLKMVANIALDRTPVPDASPAEMEMFDKSRRMALGPAFDVERWKRAVRPEEWPKVVTVLNRGGRFEPPGQEYEGEWVRYRLEDEAHFYDEGTAAARHPYDGRLMDGLPRWQPPVSFAGKPLEQVGTRGLRRPLRLINWKARHIGTHRNIQDAWLREIASDNPLWIHPADAAARGIRNGDRVRIRSALLEVEGRALVTQAIRPGTVGACYNFGHFAYGAAGYTIDGHPVRPARRYGHTPFRLGGPGNQAGYAAGRGEGFSVNHLLPEDPDAPGAGVSDVLGAGAAQYDVWVDVSRA; via the coding sequence GTGAGCGAGCCCATGTCACCCACCCAGGAGAAGGTGACCCGCCGCCGGCTACTGGTAGGGGCCGGCGCGCTCGGACTGGCCGCGGCCGCCGCCGGGGGCGTCATGCTCTCGGCCGCCCGCCGGATTCCCGTGGTGCGGGGGGCCGGACGGCCCGGCCCGTCCGGCAACGCCCCGCACGGGATCGGCAACTCCTTTGGCGATTTCGGCGCCCAGGACGTCATCTACACTGTCTGTGAGCAGTGCAACACCCACTGCACCATCGCGGTGCGGCTGCAGGAGGGCGCCGACGGCCGCCGCAGGGTGCGGAAGATCGCCGGCAACCCTTATAGCCCCCTCAACACGGTGCCCTTCGGGCCCATCCCGTACGAGACCGGGCCGGAGCAGGCGGCAGCGGGGGCAGGGCCGGAGGCCTTGCGCCGGACGGGCCGTTCGCTCAGGGGAGGACGCACCTGCCTCAAAGGGCAGGCCGGCATCCAGACGGTTTACGACCGGCTGCGCCTCACCCGGCCGCTGCGGCGGGCCGGTCCCCGGGGAAGCGGGCGCTGGGAGAGCGTCTCGTGGGAGGAGGCGCTCGACCAGATCGTCAACGGCAGCAAGGTCCTCGGCACCCCGGGGCTACGCGACGTATGGGCCTACGTCTCCCAGGAACAGGTGCAAGCCGACCTCGCCCGCCTCCAGGCCGGCCAGCTGAGCCAGGAAGCCTTCCGAGAGCGCTACCGCAACGTGCTCATCGACCCCGACGTGCCTCAGCTCGGCCCGCGCGCCAACCAGGTGGTCAACCTGGGGGGCGACCGGCGAGATTTCATGCACGGCCGCTTCTGGCCCGCCAGCGTCGGCAGCCTCAACGCGTACGACCACGGCGGGGTCTGCGGCGCAAGCGGCGTGCTGGGCACGGTGAGGTCGTTCAACCCCCGCAAGAAAAAACAGCGCCTGTACGTCGACCTCCAGCACTGCGAGTTCACCATCGTCTGGGGCACCAATCCCATGGTCGCCAACAAAGGGCCCACCTGGCTCGCCCCCGCGCTGACCGAGGCGCTCGCCAGGGGCATGAAGATGGCGGTCATCGACCCGCGCCTGAGCGAGACCGCCAACAAGGCCCACTGGTGGGTGCCCATCGCCCCGGGCACGGATGGCGCCCTGGCGCTCGGGATGGCCCGGTGGATCGTGGAGCACGGCCGCTACGACGCCCGATACCTGGCCAACCCCAACCGCGAGGCGGCCCGGGCCGACGGTGAGCCCACGTGGACCGACGCCACGCACCTCGTGCGCCTCGACCGCCCGGAACGCCCCAAGCTGCGCCTGTCCGACCTGGGCATGACCTCGAAGGAGAAGGACGACTTCGTCGTGGCGCTGCCGGGCGGTAAGGTCGCGCCCGCCGGTCAGGCTCCGGAAGGGGCGCTGGAGTTCGACGGCCGGGTCGGGGGAATTCCCGTCAAGTCGGTCTTCACCCTGTTCAAGGAACGGGTGCTGGAGCGAACCCTCGAGGAGTACGCCTCCATCTCGGGCGTCGACGTCGAGACCATCGAGCGGCTCGCGGCGGAGTTCACCTCCCACGGCAAGCGCGTGGGCATTATCGCCTACCGGGGCCCGGCCATGCACGCCAACGGGTACGAGGCGCTTCGCGCCATCAACGCCCTCAACCATCTCGTGGGCAACCACGACTGGAAGGGCGGGAGCATCACCACCGGCGCGCACTTCCAGGAACTGAAGGGGCGCTACGACCTCCTGGCGGTGCCGGGCGGGTTGAAGCCATGGGGTATCCCGCTCGCTCGTAACGGCGTGGCGTACGAACGCACTCCCCTCTTCCAGAGGGACGGCTACCCGGCGCGGCGCCCCTGGTTTCCGCTGGGAGGCAACACGGTGCAAGAAGTGCTGGCCAGCGCGGCGGAGGGCTATCCTTACCGGATCGGGGCGCTGTTCGTGCACCGGCTCTCCCCCGTGCTCTCCCTGCCGGCGGGCTCCCGGATCGCCGAGACGTTGAAGGATACCCGGGCGATCCCGCTCTTGGTCGTGATGGACGTCGAGATGAGCGAGACCGCGTCGTTCGCCGACTTCGTCCTCCCGGACCTCACGTACCTCGAGCGCTGGGGGCGCGAGACCATCTACCCCAACGCCCTGCAGCGCATCAGCAGCGTCATGCAGCCGGTGGTGCGCGCCTTCGACGGCCCGCGGGCGGTGGAGGACGTCTGGATCGCGATCGGGCGGCGCATGGGGTGGCCCGGGGTGGGAGAAGGGGCTTTTGCGGACGGAGGCTCGCTCGAGTCGGCGGAAGACTTCTACCTGAAGATGGTGGCCAACATCGCCCTCGACCGCACCCCGGTGCCCGACGCCTCGCCGGCGGAGATGGAGATGTTCGACAAGAGCCGGCGCATGGCGCTGGGGCCGGCGTTCGACGTGGAGCGCTGGAAGCGGGCCGTGCGGCCCGAGGAGTGGCCCAAGGTCGTCACCGTGCTCAACCGGGGCGGGCGCTTCGAGCCCCCTGGCCAGGAATACGAGGGAGAGTGGGTGCGCTACCGGTTGGAGGACGAGGCGCACTTTTACGACGAGGGCACCGCCGCCGCCCGTCATCCGTACGACGGACGGCTGATGGACGGCCTGCCCCGCTGGCAGCCCCCCGTCTCCTTCGCAGGCAAGCCGCTGGAGCAGGTGGGCACCCGGGGATTGCGGCGCCCGCTCCGGCTCATCAACTGGAAGGCACGCCACATCGGCACGCACCGTAACATCCAGGATGCGTGGCTGCGGGAGATCGCTTCCGACAACCCGCTGTGGATCCATCCGGCGGACGCCGCGGCGCGGGGTATCCGGAACGGCGACCGGGTGCGCATCCGGTCGGCGCTCCTGGAGGTCGAGGGACGCGCGCTGGTCACGCAGGCCATCCGGCCGGGCACCGTGGGAGCGTGCTACAACTTCGGGCACTTCGCGTACGGCGCAGCCGGCTACACCATCGACGGGCACCCGGTGAGGCCCGCGCGCCGTTACGGCCATACGCCGTTCCGCCTGGGTGGGCCGGGTAACCAGGCGGGGTACGCCGCCGGGCGCGGCGAGGGTTTTTCGGTCAACCACCTGCTCCCGGAGGATCCCGACGCCCCAGGGGCAGGGGTCTCCGACGTGCTGGGGGCCGGGGCCGCGCAGTACGACGTGTGGGTCGACGTGAGCCGGGCATAG
- a CDS encoding MntP/YtaF family protein — MQGRSGGPGDPLPGAAREGAASGAMVTWLQLLLIGIAANLDNLGVGMALGAGAIHVPAGANLVVALEAFLFTVLSASAGHFVRGLVRASVASTAGALLLIAMGVYFMAAEHRAAPRQSPILGLLREPHRADLDRSGSIGLAEGLLLGTALGLNCLANGFVAGLWHLGALPTAFVTALFSYLALWGGDRLATHYAARWLGIRGPLVAGALLVLLGLRQLL, encoded by the coding sequence ATGCAGGGACGATCCGGGGGGCCGGGCGACCCGCTCCCCGGCGCGGCCCGGGAAGGGGCGGCTTCGGGAGCGATGGTCACGTGGCTGCAGTTATTGCTCATCGGGATCGCAGCCAACCTCGACAACCTCGGCGTAGGGATGGCGCTGGGAGCGGGAGCCATCCACGTCCCGGCCGGCGCCAATTTGGTGGTGGCGTTGGAGGCTTTCCTCTTCACGGTGTTGTCGGCCTCGGCCGGCCATTTCGTCCGCGGGTTGGTGCGAGCGAGCGTGGCCAGCACCGCGGGCGCGCTCCTGCTCATCGCCATGGGCGTGTACTTCATGGCGGCGGAGCACCGGGCGGCGCCCCGGCAGAGCCCGATCCTGGGGCTGCTGCGCGAGCCCCATCGGGCCGACCTCGACCGGTCGGGCTCGATCGGCCTCGCCGAGGGGCTGCTCCTCGGGACGGCCCTGGGCCTCAACTGCCTGGCCAACGGGTTCGTTGCCGGTCTGTGGCATCTGGGGGCCCTGCCCACCGCCTTCGTAACGGCGCTGTTCAGCTACCTGGCCCTTTGGGGCGGGGACCGCCTGGCGACCCACTATGCGGCACGCTGGCTCGGGATCAGGGGCCCTCTGGTGGCGGGGGCGCTCCTGGTGTTGCTCGGTTTGCGCCAGCTGCTGTGA
- a CDS encoding cell wall hydrolase has product MTGEEEVAPWSRSPRMAQSAPGRPPGDTGRLLRASAWILLVIVVVAQAGALLSAALTGASSARTETDASQVTARDAAGLERVAGHDVKAGPLVSERRRAWDGRWRRSVTPWELELMARLVYGEARGEPYVGKVAVAAVVLNRLDDPRFPHTVERVVFEPWAFTAVYDGQVNLRPDQASYRAVLDALAGWDPTGGAVYYYNPARTSSPWIWNRPVVRRIGRHVFAR; this is encoded by the coding sequence GTGACCGGTGAAGAGGAAGTGGCACCGTGGTCCCGCTCGCCGCGGATGGCGCAGTCCGCTCCGGGTCGCCCTCCGGGCGACACAGGACGGCTGTTACGGGCTTCGGCATGGATCTTGCTGGTCATCGTCGTGGTGGCCCAGGCGGGCGCCCTGCTCTCCGCGGCGCTCACGGGAGCGTCGAGCGCTCGAACGGAGACGGATGCGTCGCAGGTCACGGCGCGCGATGCCGCCGGGTTGGAGCGTGTCGCGGGCCACGACGTGAAGGCCGGGCCGCTTGTCTCCGAGCGGCGCCGCGCCTGGGACGGCCGGTGGCGCCGCTCCGTCACGCCGTGGGAGCTGGAGCTGATGGCGCGGCTGGTCTACGGCGAGGCTCGGGGGGAGCCTTACGTGGGGAAAGTCGCCGTGGCGGCCGTAGTCCTCAACCGGCTCGACGACCCGCGCTTTCCCCACACGGTCGAGCGGGTCGTCTTCGAGCCGTGGGCCTTCACGGCGGTATACGATGGGCAGGTCAACCTGCGGCCCGACCAGGCATCCTACAGGGCCGTCCTGGACGCGCTCGCCGGGTGGGACCCGACCGGAGGCGCCGTCTATTACTACAACCCGGCCCGCACCTCGAGCCCGTGGATCTGGAATCGCCCGGTGGTACGCCGGATCGGCCGCCACGTGTTCGCCCGCTGA
- a CDS encoding ABC transporter permease, with the protein MSQQAWVEHATIEAAVRSPQGRFVAAFGRHRLGLAGLAIVLALVVVAVAAPAIAPYDPFEQNIVEARLKPPSPEHPLGTDELGRDILSRIVYGARISLRIGLVAEGVSLAIGMVVGGLAGYLGGRFDDVMMRVTDIFFAIPSLLFLIAVVAILEPTPTTIAAALGVIGWPSEARLMRSQVLALKELEYVTAAYAVGASPGRVLLRHILPNGIAPMIVAGTLGTAGAILNEATLSFLGLGIQQPIPSWGTMVNTGQSYIFNAWWYSVFPGLAIMVTVLGFNFLGDALRDALDPTRQ; encoded by the coding sequence GTGAGCCAGCAAGCCTGGGTGGAGCACGCGACGATCGAGGCGGCGGTGCGCTCGCCACAAGGCCGCTTCGTGGCCGCCTTCGGGCGGCACCGTCTCGGCCTGGCGGGTCTCGCCATCGTGCTCGCGCTCGTGGTGGTGGCCGTGGCTGCGCCGGCCATCGCCCCGTACGACCCCTTCGAGCAAAACATCGTGGAGGCGAGGCTCAAGCCGCCTTCGCCGGAGCATCCGCTCGGCACCGACGAGCTGGGCCGGGACATCCTGAGCCGGATCGTGTACGGAGCCCGGATCTCGCTGCGCATCGGCCTCGTCGCCGAGGGCGTCTCCCTTGCCATCGGCATGGTCGTGGGAGGCCTGGCCGGCTACCTGGGCGGGCGCTTCGACGACGTCATGATGCGCGTGACCGACATCTTCTTCGCCATCCCGTCCCTGTTGTTCCTCATCGCGGTGGTGGCCATCCTCGAGCCGACGCCCACCACCATCGCCGCGGCCCTCGGGGTCATCGGATGGCCGAGCGAGGCGCGCCTGATGCGCAGCCAGGTGCTCGCCCTCAAGGAGCTGGAGTACGTGACGGCTGCGTACGCCGTGGGAGCCTCGCCGGGGCGCGTCTTGCTGCGCCACATCCTGCCCAACGGGATTGCCCCCATGATCGTGGCGGGCACTCTGGGGACGGCCGGCGCGATCCTCAACGAGGCGACCCTCAGCTTCCTGGGGCTCGGCATCCAGCAGCCCATCCCCAGCTGGGGCACCATGGTCAATACGGGACAGAGTTACATCTTCAACGCCTGGTGGTATTCGGTCTTCCCCGGGCTCGCCATCATGGTCACCGTGCTCGGCTTCAACTTCCTGGGGGACGCGCTGCGCGACGCGCTCGATCCGACGAGGCAGTAA